A genome region from Plasmodium vivax chromosome 11, whole genome shotgun sequence includes the following:
- a CDS encoding hypothetical protein, conserved (encoded by transcript PVX_113545A), translating into MNSGPNFRECSISHGESANGESRANENDYSCHSYGVSGEKRSDYADSQNDSSAMMYIPHVNLMGKGAYPVGGPKINIICTAHRSCSEVSIAEESASRKTPEKTAEMASAVTRSGNANVGTKNSLKIKLQKDVDMSFIYNKYDQNGLLYCKAIKFMMKSETKHSYVKALTVKINSLKSIGGKQYMRLELSDDSNELFFYYLDLYEENYESIKREQTLVINFDLFPFKFIDLLEECVLENEQCEKVEDQRLRAVLMLDGGGKAGEGNAHNYGNNGNSGNSGKDNGGGKVGGSYPYYGGYPNTGYNSGGSNNPSYGRPYACGGSSANEEKNAECAILNLVEINQFKELTHLSLQLKRADHENVISYLCNNMKYMKAYNGEVITRLNEEIVQNSQNVVEIKNLQKTIEILEKNMDNLKCDFNNTLNSDINKLRKEHERVIEKKEEKFNCENEELKKDLENLKNKFTQLNEVNQNYEQKIFHLNGKVKNLKNELEEKNANFVKLLKEKEDIECAKCELEKYKSTFTVEFNNLKTKYEKECESNISNSSSFESIKINNSNLENELKKYKDRNGKLEKEINIAIDEINKGNDIITKLQTQLRKMKDKLKSKTIEHINVEKVSSQNVSEIGKLQGEVKALQDKLAQRESAEEALRREVDVLQRRNDEMAKELSISREVNLRLNKEITNNNLDMYAAKLNMGGPPNVVPGANFRVDANLLDKDLFTKLKANLKSSTTPGPGPAYAMEGNMNLNLMNGKIDTLGE; encoded by the exons ATGAATTCGGGACCCAATTTCCGCGAGTGTTCCATCTCGCACGGGGAGAGTGCGAATGGGGAGTCTCGCGCGAACGAAAATGACTACAGCTGCCACAGCTACGGTGTCAGCGGCGAGAAGAGGAGCGACTACGCAGACAGCCAAAACGATTCCTCGGCCATGATGTACATCCCACATGTAAACTTGATGGGGAAAGGGGCATACCCTGTGGGCGGCCCCAAGATAAATATAATCTGCACAGCTCACCGAAGCTGCAGCGAAGTGAGCATCGCTGAGGAAAGCGCCTCCAGAAAGACGCCCGAAAAGACGGCCGAAATGGCCAGCGCAGTCACTCGCAGTGGTAACGCGAACGTGGGGACGAAAAATTCTCTCAagataaaattgcaaaaagatGTAGACATgagttttatatataataaatatgaccAGAATGGACTGCTCTACTGTAAGGCTATTAAATTTATGATGAAAAGCGAAACGAAACATAGCTATGTAAAAGCGCTGactgtaaaaattaacagcCTTAAAAGCATCGGGGGGAAGCAGTACATGCGGTTGGAGCTGTCCGATGATTCAAAtgagctatttttttattacctaGATTTGTATGAAGAGAATTATGAAAGCATAAAACGGGAACAGACGCTGGTTATTAACTTCGATTTATTTCCGTTTAAATTTATTGACCTGTTGGAAGAGTGCGTTCTTGAAAATGAGCAATGTGAAAAAGTGGAGGACCAAAGATTGCGCGCTGTGCTCATGCTGGACGGCGGGGGGAAAGCGGGCGAAGGGAATGCACACAATTATGGCAACAATGGCAACAGTGGCAACAGTGGGAAAGACaatggaggggggaaggTGGGTGGGTCCTATCCCTACTACGGTGGTTACCCAAACACGGGCTACAACAGTGGGGGGAGTAATAACCCAAGTTATGGCAGACCATATGCCtgtggggggagcagcgcaaatgaggaaaaaaatgcagagtGTGCAATTCTCAATTTGGTCGAAATTAATCAGTTTAAAGAGCTCACCCATTTGTCGCTCCAACTTAAGAGGGCTGACCACGAAAATGTCATCAGCTACCTCTGCAACAATATGAAGTATATGAAGGCGTATAATGGGGAAGTGATCACCAGGCTGAACGAGGAAATTGTGCAGAACAGTCAGAACGTGgtcgaaattaaaaatctgCAAAAAACGAtcgaaattttggaaaaaaatatggacaATTTGAAGTGCGATTTTAACAACACACTCAATAGCGATATAAACAAACTGAGGAAAGAACACGAAAGGGTCATcgaaaagaaggaggaaaaattcaactgcgaaaatgaagaactgaaaaaagatttggaaaatttgaaaaataaatttacgcAATTAAATGAAGTTAaccaaaattatgaacaaaaaatttttcacctgaacggcaaggtaaaaaatttgaaaaatgaattggaagaaaaaaacgcaaactTTGTAAAACTTCTTAAAGAGAAAGAAGACATCGAGTGTGCTAAATGCGAATTggagaaatataaaagcaCTTTCACTGTAGAATTTAATAACCTCAAAACgaaatatgaaaaggagtGCGAAAGTAATATCTCCAATAGCTCCAGCTTTGAAAGcattaaaattaacaactcCAATTTGGAAAACGAACTGAAGAAGTACAAAGACAGGAATGGAAAactggaaaaagaaatcaaCATCGCCATTGACGAGATTAACAAGGGGAATGACATCATCACCAAGCTGCAGACGCAGCTACGGAAGATGAAGGACAAGCTGAAGAGCAAGACCATCGAGCACATCAACGTGGAAAAAGTCAGCTCGCAGAACGTCAGCGAAATTGGGAAGCTTCAGGGCGAGGTCAAGGCCCTGCAGGACAAGCTCGCCCAGCGCGAGTCCGCGGAGGAGGCGCTCCGCAGGGAGGTTGACGTCTTGCAGCGCCGGAACGACGAGATGGCCAAGGAGTTGAGCATATCTCGGGAGG TCAACCTCCGCCTGAACAAAGAAATAACGAACAACAACCTGGACATGTACGCCGCGAAGCTGAACATGGGCGGGCCCCCGAACGTTGTGCCAG gcgcCAACTTCCGCGTCGACGCGAACCTGCTGGACAAGGACTTGTTCACCAAGTTGAAGGCGAACTTGAAGAGCTCCACGACGCCGGGCCCGGGCCCCGCGTACGCCATGGAGGG gaaCATGAATCTCAATTTaatgaatggaaaaatagaCACTCTGGGTGAGTAG
- a CDS encoding para-hydroxybenzoate--polyprenyltransferase (encoded by transcript PVX_113540A) codes for MRMHHHYSANASGREKSQRGKPKVGPGNHVNNPAGYPASHLHKEQRRSCAPGRCAHWLAAVPLPDKVKENLRAYVTLSRLHIPTGIHLLLNSALYGYFLTLPVESLFTPGNEINWECITKIGRDLCLFAFGSLNSRIVGCIINDLFDRDYDRHVERTKNRPLANNTVTTARAFAYLALHSALSLLTLFQFSHQTISTGLLSTAFIISYPLMKRVTYYAQVYLSITFNLGFFISCSEHVELASNALALCVSFLPLCYLTVIYDTIYAHQDRWEDIQLKLKSLAIKWGDNTLVYSKLLAVNMTYLFYLSGYLFDLHCCYYVMATCNVLYLLHCIGETDLGDKEKCMRFFKKSKNVLMLFVLAAFVAKGCQAYQRWRQPPGEVLQDEKIPTGGETQQGTA; via the coding sequence ATGAGGATGCATCACCACTACTCCGCAAATGCCAGTGGTAGAGAAAAATCGCAGAGGGGGAAGCCAAAGGTGGGTCCAGGCAATCACGTGAACAACCCAGCAGGTTACCCCGCTAGCCATCTCCATAAGGAGCAAAGAAGAAGTTGCGCCCCTGGAAGGTGCGCCCACTGGCTGGCCGCCGTCCCCCTCCCCGACAAGGTGAAGGAGAACCTAAGAGCGTATGTAACCCTATCGAGGCTGCACATCCCAACAGGCATACACCTCCTCCTGAATTCAGCCCTCTACGGTTACTTCTTAACCCTCCCCGTGGAGAGCCTCTTCACCCCAGGGAATGAAATCAACTGGGAATGCATAACCAAAATAGGAAGAGACCTCTGCCTCTTTGCCTTTGGAAGTCTCAACAGCCGTATCGTTGGCTGCATCATAAATGACCTCTTTGACAGGGACTACGATAGACATGTGGAGAGAACGAAAAACAGGCCACTAGCAAACAACACAGTGACCACCGCCAGAGCATTTGCCTATTTGGCTCTCCACTCCGCGCTCTCCCTCCTTACCCTCTTTCAGTTTAGCCATCAAACCATTTCCACAGGATTACTCTCCACCGCTTTCATCATTTCGTACCCTTTGATGAAGAGAGTAACTTACTACGCTCAGGTCTACTTGTCGATCACCTTTAACCTCggctttttcatttcctgcAGTGAGCATGTGGAGCTAGCTTCGAACGCCCTTGCTCTGTGTGTTAGCTTCCTACCCTTGTGTTATTTGACCGTCATATATGATACTATATATGCTCACCAGGATAGATGGGAGGACATTCAGTTGAAGCTAAAGTCGTTGGCCATAAAATGGGGGGACAACACCCTGGTGTATTCGAAGCTGCTAGCCGTTAACATGACGTATCTGTTTTATCTTTCTGGGTACCTATTCGACTTACACTGCTGCTACTACGTGATGGCTACATGCAATGTGCTTTACCTGCTGCACTGCATTGGGGAGACTGATCTGGGGGACAAGGAGAAGTGCATGCGCTTCTttaaaaagagcaaaaatgtgttgaTGCTATTTGTACTCGCCGCTTTCGTCGCCAAGGGGTGCCAGGCGTACCAGAGGTGGCGGCAACCACCCGGGGAGGTCCTGCAAGACGAGAAGATacccacggggggggaaactcaGCAAGGAACCGCCTGA
- a CDS encoding hypothetical protein, conserved (encoded by transcript PVX_113535A) codes for MKFAEKLKHLKVKSWEDKYIDYKFLKKIIKRKRNAEICSLYERIEKNNKDVLEVCNLLTSEDGGENGREKKGRRDEDVELLDIDYTYLFFSVLQNYINMVREHYEQEFNYLDDKVNEIRSFLMSDKINLKDMDVMKTKCLHIYNLFDILNNYLNINVLSVYKILKKKNKKEKLSTSLDLYQKYCNTLHQISREEQFNEKIKSTYLSIQKKRGDNCEKLDFLNFKIYLKNKIESIGQYRGILYTLCGILIILVINTIILLYLNKNNINVNTILSVLPIYRLLYILNFFFLFIFGSFLFMQLYGVNFTYILDLNKIIVDEYYYLINVVIFLLFLTTLSLLVFLLDVLFKLNIFSNIIFHVVILFILLFCTTIFPVNFYKYKETNFVFSSLLRVLSSGIFLVNSVNLLDNIIGDILTSLSKTFSDVQYFVCFLLNGMNTSAPAKCPILEGYVNPVFVGLPFYFRFCQCLIRYNNEREKIHIFNMLKYLSGIAIVICTSFNWAYLGLDANTSRIILICAYVVGSTYMYFWDLYCDWGLLKEYNYLLRKNNNLMYPPHYYYFAGLLNLVFRLTWAITLMPITIFQNKEINAFLITFVLMFIEVLRRSIWICFRLENEHVTNASRYRSILWVPKMTKKKKF; via the exons ATGAAGTTCGCAGAGAAGCTGAAACACCTGAAGGTGAAGTCGTGGGAAGACAAGTACATCGATtataagtttttaaaaaaaattattaaaaggaaacgaaATGCAGAGATCTGTAGCTTATACGAACggatagaaaaaaacaacaagGACGTGTTGGAGGTCTGCAACTTGTTAACGTCCGAAGATGGGGGTGAAAacggaagagaaaaaaaagggagaagagaTGAGGACGTGGAGCTCTTAGACATCGATTACACGTACCTATTCTTTTCCGTGCtgcaaaattatattaacatgGTCAGGGAGCACTACGAACAGGAATTTAACTACCTGGATGATAAGGTGAACGAGATTAGGTCGTTCCTCATGAGCGATAAGATTAACTTGAAGGACATGGACGTCATGAAGACCAAGTGCCTGCACATCTATAACCTGTTTGACATCCTCAATAACTACCTGAACATTAACGTTCTCTCCgtgtataaaattttgaagaagaaaaacaaaaaggagaagctctCCACGTCGCTCGACTTGTACCAGAAGTACTGCAACACGTTGCACCAGATAAGCCGCGAGGAGCAGTTCAAC gagaaaataaagtCGACCTACCTGTCCATCCAGAAGAAGCGGGGAGACAACTGCGAGAAGCTGGATTTCCTGAACTTCAAAATTTACCTGAAGAACAAAATCGAGAGCATCGGGCAGTACAGGGGCATCCTCTACACCCTCTGCGGCATCCTGATCATCCTCGTCATCAACACCATCATCTTGCTGTACCTCAATAAGAATAACATAAATGTGAATACCATTTTGTCTGTCCTTCCGATCTACCGGCTGCTGTACATTTtgaacttcttcttcctcttcattttcggCTCCTTCCTGTTTATGCAGCTCTACGGCGTCAACTTTAC GTACATCCTCGACCTGAACAAGATCATCGTGGACGAATACTACTACCTCATCAACGTGGTGATCTTCCTGCTCTTCCTCACGACGCTCTCGCTGCTGGTGTTCCTCCTGGACGTCCTCTTCAAGCTGAACATCTTCTCGAACATTATTTTCCACGTCgtcatcctcttcatcctcctcttctgcaCGACCATCTTCCCGGTCAATTTTTACAAGTACAAGGAGACCAACTTTGTTTTCTCCTCCCTTCTGCGGGTTCTCTCCAGCGG GATTTTCCTCGTCAACAGCGTCAACCTGCTGGACAACATCATCGGGGACATCCTGACGAGCCTGTCGAAGACCTTCTCGGACGTTCAGTACTTCGTCTGCTTCCTTCT AAACGGGATGAACACAAGTGCGCCTGCCAAGTGTCCAA tcCTGGAAGGCTACGTCAACCCCGTCTTCGTGGGGCTCCCCTTTTACTTCCGCTTCTGCCAATGCCTAATCAG aTACAACAACGAGAGAGAAAAGATCCACATCTTCAACATGCTCAAGTATCTGTCCGGAATAGCCATCGTGATCTGCACGTCCTTCAACTG ggccTACCTGGGCTTGGACGCGAACACGAGCAGAATCATCCTCATCTGCGCCTACGTCGTGGGGTCCACGTACATGTATTTTTGGGACCTGTACTGTGATTGGGGGCTCCTGAAGgagtataattatttgttaag gAAAAACAACAACCTGATGTACCCCCCGCATTACTACTACTTCGCCGGATTGCTAAATTTG GTCTTCAGGCTGACGTGGGCCATCACCCTCATGCCGATCACCATCTTCCAGAATAAG gaaaTAAACGCCTTCCTAATTACCTTCGTTTTGATGTTCATCGAAGTCCTCAGGCGATCCATA tgGATTTGCTTCCGCCTGGAGAACGAGCATGTGACCAACGCGTCCAGATACAGATCCATTCTATGG GTGCCAAAaatgacgaagaagaagaagttctGA
- a CDS encoding uroporphyrinogen decarboxylase, putative (encoded by transcript PVX_113530A; Apicoplast targeted protein. Curated by Stuart Ralph, Walter and Eliza Hall Institute of Medical Research, Australia.) yields the protein MRATLVCALAPFFLRDFLFFIHNRKASFGSFRTMEPRAVSGDAGEMEVFVRPESAQYKAFGRPRNDLVLRVIENKAEGRALERIPVWFMRQAGRYLPEYRQMRSKHDFFEMCQDANLSSEVTIMPLKRFPCDMLVVFSDILIVFVAMGISITFIESVGPTFDQRVTSFEEFQRVSLPLEEVIKNLHYVYDAINLTKQKINNAVPILGFAGSPFTLFTYLTKNNKRTYEDSIRMIYECPEDVHKILGKLSDVCVSHLVNQIDSGANVVQLFDSNADVIDTHLFAHFSLFYIKRVVNTVKKLRPHAFIILFLKENFHPDVKHLHIDVLSITHKQLAMNSSSFFYNLFDGKIILQGALDPHIMLLQDEELVSQHTSQMINQIRHTNKYIANLGHGMLPGSRVENVRAFIRAVGAHLPARGERHGG from the exons ATGAGAGCAACGTTGGTGTGCGCGCTGGCCCCCTTCTTCCTGCGTGactttctctttttcattCACAACAGAAAGGCATCCTTCGGCTCGTTCAGGACGATGGAGCCCAGAGCGGTGAGCGGCGACGCGGGCGAGATGGAGGTCTTCGTGCGGCCGGAGAGTGCCCAGTATAAAG cgTTCGGACGGCCGCGGAACGACCTGGTGCTGAGAGTCATCGAGAACAAGGCGGAGGGGCGGGCGCTGGAGAGGATCCCCGTGTGGTTCATGCGGCAGGCGGGCCGCTACCTGCCGGAGTACCGCCAAATGAGAAGCAAACACGATTTTTTCGAGATGTGCCAGGATGCAAATCTCTCCTCCGAAGTGACCATCATGCCCCTCAAGCGATTCCCATGTGATATGTTGGTCGTCTTTTCTGACATTTTAATCGTTTTTGTGGCCATGGGGATTAGCATAACCTTTATTGAAAGCGTGGGGCCTACCTTTGACCAGAGGGTTACCTCTTTTGAAGAGTTCCAAAGGGTAAGTCTCCCCCTGGAGGAGGTTATAAAGAATCTGCACTACGTGTATGATGCTATCAATTTgacgaagcaaaaaattaacaacgcAGTCCCCATTTTAGGGTTCGCAGGATCTCCATTTACTCTCTTTACGTATTTAACTAAGAATAACAAGAGGACCTATGAAGATAGCATTAGAATGATTTATGAATGCCCGGAGGATGTTCATAAGATTCTTGGCAAGTTAAGCGATGTGTGTGTAAGTCACCTGGTCAACCAGATTGACAGTGGAGCAAATGTGGTGCAGCTCTTCGACAGTAATGCAGATGTTATAGACACCCACTTATTTGCTCATTTCAGTTTGTTCTACATAAAAAGAGTCGTCAACACGGTAAAGAAATTGAGACCACATgcatttatcattttatttctgaAGGAGAATTTCCACCCAGATGTGAAGCACCTACACATTGATGTCCTCTCCATTACGCATAAGCAGCTTGCCATGAACTCCTCCAGCTTTTTCTACAATCTGTTTGACGGGAAAATTATCCTCCAGGGGGCGCTAGACCCTCACATTATGCTCCTGCAGGATGAGGAGCTCGTCTCCCAGCATACATCCCAAATGATAAATCAAATTCGCCACACCAACAAGTACATTGCAAACTTGGGCCACGGGATGCTGCCCGGCTCGCGCGTCGAAAATGTGCGCGCCTTTATCCGCGCCGTGGGGGCGCACCTCCCCGCGCGGGGTGAGCGGCACGGCGGTTAG
- a CDS encoding hypothetical protein, conserved (encoded by transcript PVX_113525A), giving the protein MNEEGGNTGGSGEKDQMGHYVEMGAPETALYRHLTTVLHLVLLASILGLLAMGIYFLRTPCEQCDYYNRVLAIAIWVKTICHVNLTILRVQKRDEIESDERLRGLVVYLIKLFNSLTFLLLLLSLHLLHFYRNKCSFSTVALKFIKLYYYLTITLYFLPLLFYISLGLFLSIIICVLVNLSVDEHDRIPTPENVISKLTVLKYSEVDSVHNAGNDHKRKKKKKKKLKKPSFEIIFDKVKRVIQRKGSPEDKKKKKRLGESLSVRNASPLVDDPMREMLNPLKGGSDPNELSNFASGGSPGRAPGPGSEDESNGADSSLHANDNENGQEGGCEGGYNHVKGGEERHEDDEEICSICMMNYVQSDDVMVMPCDRRHFFHVACLTKWLYKSQACPICRTNIVSCLTARGEVV; this is encoded by the exons ATGAATGAAGAGGGGGGCAACACGGGTGGCAGCGGTGAGAAAGACCAGATGG ggcaCTACGTCGAGATGGGCGCGCCCGAAACCGCGCTGTACAGGCACCTGACGACGGTGCTGCACCTCGTGCTGCTGGCGAGCATCCTGGGCCTGCTGGCCATGGGCATATACTTCCTGCGCACCCCCTGCGAGCAGTGTGATTACTACAATCGAGTGCTGGCGATAGCTATATGGGTCAAAACCATCTGCCACGTGAACTTAACAATTCTGCGGGTGCAGAAGAGAGACGAAATAGAGAGCGACGAGCGGTTGAGAGGTCTAGTAGTGTACCTAATCAAGCTGTTTAACTCGCTAAcgtttctcctcctcctgttgTCCCTTCACCTGCTGCATTTCTACAGAAATAAATGCTCCTTCAGCACAGTGGCTTTGAAATTTATAAAGCTCTATTACTATCTCACCATCACTTTGTATTTTCTACCCCTTCTCTTTTACATTTCCCTGGGGTTGTTCCTTTCAATCATTATATGCGTCCTTGTGAACCTCTCCGTGGATGAACACGATCGCATCCCGACGCCGGAAAATGTCATAAGCAAATTGACCGTCTTAAAATACAGCGAGGTGGACTCTGTGCATAATGCGGGGAATGaccataaaagaaaaaaaaaaaaaaaaaaaaaattaaaaaaaccttcttttgaaattatatttgatAAGGTTAAGAGGGTCATCCAGAGGAAGGGCAGTCCAGAggacaagaagaaaaaaaaaagactcgGGGAATCTCTAAGTGTGAGGAATGCGTCCCCCCTTGTTGATGACCCCATGAGGGAGATGCTAAACCCCCTTAAGGGGGGCAGTGACCCGAATGAGCTTTCTAACTTTGCCAGCGGGGGGTCCCCGGGGCGGGCGCCCGGCCCTGGCTCGGAGGACGAGTCGAACGGGGCAGACAGTTCGCTCCACGCGAATGATAACGAGAACGGTCAAGAGGGAGGTTGCGAGGGAGGTTACAATCACGTGAAGGGCGGCGAAGAGCGCCACGAGGACGACGAAGAGATCTGCTCCATATGTATGATGAACTACGTGCAGAGCGATGACGTCATGGTGATGCCGTGCGACAGGCGGCACTTCTTCCACGTGGCCTGCCTTACCAAGTGGCTGTACAAGAGCCAGGCGTGCCCCATCTGCAGGACCAACATTGTCAGCTGCCTCACCGCGCGCGGCGAAGTCGTTTGA
- a CDS encoding MYND finger protein, putative (encoded by transcript PVX_113520A) produces MDVTDVDFFTHVGGLRSGGALDIYSKGWFECHKSLVAINLYVHRNSDMMDTIGDERVDALVGKFETLLRELITTYFVRFLQMEELTKCSKDKSAPQEVGGSELQSASVDAKKGEDTNAQNRISSYIALYHEVTLLNILEWVLCADHAYDKIDSHMINLFAYIYTNLVAFLKSNSEEYFVKPTSEMSISEMLREENDKSQSIDRLKIYVSVINALRNITDRIHLLNNTVINKIVDYDILLILIPLLERRPWAHDNYVFEGNEWVKREGSTLCTIEKQLWLILYTLILTRSCQEKYEMTNYRRNNILKLRKYMNEPLHEQLPPMKTLHTFIEHLYISKSVFPENKNSYLIIDVVPEIFEEIKADVLKNKRRLASLLSSVTIERDLLGSISDMYLSVYEFDQQAGKGPKKDKGGPHSSDEKGADPKRGEATPEDEAEESFLCDSCKEIAELQCSQCKRAYYCSKECQMKDWFHHREVCSYAA; encoded by the exons ATGGACGTTACGGACGTGGACTTCTTCACTCATGTTGGTGGCCTTCGGAGTGGGGGGGCCCTGGACATCTATTCCAAGGG ATGGTTTGAATGCCACAAGAGCCTAGTCGCGATCAACCTATACGTCCACCGCAACAGTGACATGATGGACACCATCGGGGACGAGCGGGTGGATGCCCTCGTGGGGAAG TTTGAGACTCTGCTTAGGGAACTAATCACCACCTACTTCGTTCGATTTCTCCAAATGGAAGAACTAACAAAGTGCAGTAAAGACAAATCAGCGCCACAggaagtggggggaagcgaactGCAGAGTGCCAGCGTagatgcaaaaaagggggaagacacAAACGCGCAGAACCGCATCTCCAGCTACATAGCG ctgTACCACGAAGTGACATTGCTGAACATCCTCGAGTGGGTCCTCTGCGCAGATCACGCCTATGACAAAATAGACAGCCACATGATAAACCTCTTCGCGTACATCTACACCAATTTGGTGGCCTTCCTCAAGAG cAACTCGGAGGAGTACTTCGTCAAGCCCACAAGCGAGATGTCCATAAGCGAG ATGCTGAGGGAAGAAAACGATAAGTCTCAAAGCATCGACAGACTCAAAATATACGTCAGCGTCATCAACGCCCTGCGGAACATAACGGACAGGATTCACCTGCTAAACAACACAGTCATCAATAAGATAGTGGACTACG ACATTTTGCTAATTCTAATTCCGCTCCTGGAGAGGAGACCATGGGCACATGACAACTACGTGTTTGAAGGAAATGA GTGGGTAAAACGGGAAGGCAGCACCTTATGTACGATTGAGAAACAG CTGTGGCTGATACTCTACACCCTGATACTGACTAGGAGCTGCcaagaaaa GTACGAAATGACCAACTATAGGAGGAACAACATTCTGAAG CTGCGGAAGTACATGAACGAGCCCCTGCACGAGCAGCTGCCCCCCATGAAGACGCTGCACACGTTCATCGAG CACCTGTACATTTCGAAGAGCGTCTTCCCGGAGAACAAAAACTCCTACCTGATCATCGACGTG GTGCCGGAAATCTTCGAAGAAATCAAAGCGGACGTGCTGAAGAACAAAAGGAGACTCGCGTCCCTCCTGAGCAGCGTCACCATCGAGAGGGACCTCTTGGGCAGCATTTCTGACATGTACCTCTCAGTGTACGAATTTGACCAGCAGGCTGGGAAGGGCCCAAAGAAGG ACAAGGGCGGTCCTCACTCGAGTGACGAAAAGGGCGCGGACCCCAAACGGGGAGAAGCAACACCAGAGGATGAAGCAGAGGAGTCTTTCCTCTGCGACAGCTGCAAGGAGATT GCCGAACTACAATGCTCGCAGTGCAAACGGGCGTACTACTGCTCGAAGGAGTGCCAG ATGAAGGACTGGTTTCACCACAGAGAGGTCTGCTCCTACGCGGCATAA